Proteins found in one Polyangiaceae bacterium genomic segment:
- the pilM gene encoding type IV pilus assembly protein PilM yields the protein MGEGKNLVGVDIGTSSIKVCQLKETRKGPSLLRLGFAPLAPQTIVDGQVMDASNVVETLQRVFHDSKIRQRECAISVSGQSVIIRKITVPMMTQAELDEQIHWEAEQHIPFDIKDVQVDYQVLRRRPEASQMDLLLVAAKRDQINDYAQLARDARLKPVVCDIDAFTVQNLFEFSRGLPPDNTIALINVGASLASLNIIAGGVSAFTREIANGGNVITDEIQKQLGVPFEQAEAYKCGGAADPNDPYRAGMVPQQVVQIIESVSDAIAAEIQRSLDFFMATSGEAEISRIFVTGGTANLSSLAQAVERRARVPTEVWSPVERIMVEAKEVVPNVLQMRAAQLGVALGLSLRKEKESRA from the coding sequence ATGGGCGAAGGGAAGAATCTGGTCGGGGTCGATATCGGGACGAGCTCGATCAAGGTCTGCCAGCTGAAGGAGACCCGCAAAGGGCCGAGTCTCTTGCGCTTGGGCTTCGCGCCGTTGGCGCCCCAGACCATCGTGGATGGTCAGGTGATGGACGCCTCAAACGTGGTCGAGACCCTGCAGCGGGTCTTTCACGACTCCAAGATCCGGCAGCGGGAATGTGCCATCAGCGTTTCGGGCCAGAGCGTGATCATTCGGAAGATCACGGTGCCCATGATGACCCAGGCGGAGCTGGACGAGCAGATCCACTGGGAAGCCGAGCAGCACATCCCGTTCGACATCAAGGACGTGCAGGTCGACTACCAGGTGCTCCGCCGGCGGCCCGAGGCGAGCCAGATGGACCTGCTCCTGGTGGCCGCCAAGCGGGACCAGATCAACGACTACGCGCAGCTCGCGCGGGACGCGCGTCTGAAGCCGGTGGTCTGCGACATCGACGCTTTCACGGTGCAGAACCTGTTCGAATTCTCGCGCGGGCTGCCCCCGGACAACACCATCGCGTTGATCAACGTGGGAGCCAGCTTGGCCTCCTTGAACATCATCGCCGGTGGTGTGAGCGCCTTCACCCGTGAGATCGCGAACGGTGGCAACGTCATCACCGACGAGATCCAGAAGCAGCTAGGGGTGCCCTTCGAGCAGGCCGAAGCCTACAAGTGCGGCGGCGCGGCAGACCCGAACGACCCCTACCGCGCGGGCATGGTTCCGCAGCAGGTGGTGCAGATCATCGAGTCCGTTTCCGACGCGATCGCCGCGGAAATCCAGCGCAGCCTGGACTTTTTCATGGCTACCAGCGGGGAGGCGGAAATCAGCCGGATCTTCGTGACCGGTGGCACGGCCAACCTGTCCAGTCTCGCGCAGGCCGTCGAGCGCCGTGCCCGCGTTCCCACCGAGGTCTGGTCCCCGGTGGAACGCATCATGGTCGAAGCCAAAGAGGTGGTGCCCAACGTGCTGCAGATGCGCGCGGCCCAGCTCGGCGTGGCGCTGGGGCTCTCGCTCCGCAAGGAAAAGGAGAGCCGCGCGTGA
- a CDS encoding DUF882 domain-containing protein: MPRLVPILLVSLACALAAPSALAKAKHKAAPALKTHVVYPGQTLGMIAKRYNVSVDALCRANGIRRKSPIQPKQKLYIPARDDKDGSETAERVARETSAQSKAEPKKKAKPAEKKPAEEPATKPASLQLETKKAKKTTKEKDPYARRPRRRGYLDLTSFSGKWKGYAVRRGKVTTQGQTGFERVLASWRTGQREHIHERLIRMLTKVSDHFGGRPIKVISGFRPYRPTQYTAHSRHNAGHAVDFYIPGVPNEVVRDYCRTLHKVGVGYYPNSTFIHLDVREMDTYWIDYSGPGQAPRYANSKGQDPGVAEKEAGDGT, from the coding sequence ATGCCCCGACTGGTGCCCATCCTGCTCGTGTCCCTTGCGTGTGCCCTCGCCGCGCCCAGCGCGCTGGCGAAGGCCAAGCACAAGGCCGCGCCCGCGCTCAAGACCCACGTGGTCTACCCCGGACAGACTCTGGGCATGATCGCGAAGCGCTACAATGTGTCGGTGGACGCCCTCTGCCGCGCGAACGGCATTCGGCGAAAGTCCCCGATCCAGCCGAAGCAGAAGCTGTACATCCCGGCGCGGGACGACAAGGACGGCAGCGAGACGGCCGAGCGCGTGGCCCGCGAGACGAGCGCTCAGAGCAAGGCCGAGCCCAAAAAGAAGGCCAAGCCCGCCGAAAAGAAGCCGGCGGAGGAGCCGGCCACCAAGCCCGCGAGCCTCCAGCTCGAGACCAAGAAGGCCAAGAAGACCACGAAGGAAAAGGACCCCTACGCGCGCCGCCCGCGGCGGCGGGGGTATCTCGACCTCACCAGCTTCAGCGGCAAGTGGAAGGGCTACGCGGTACGCCGAGGCAAGGTGACGACCCAGGGCCAGACCGGTTTCGAGCGCGTCTTGGCGTCCTGGCGGACCGGCCAACGGGAGCACATCCACGAGCGGCTGATCCGGATGCTCACCAAGGTGAGCGACCACTTCGGGGGTCGTCCCATCAAGGTGATCAGTGGCTTCCGGCCCTATCGTCCCACCCAATACACCGCACATTCCCGCCACAATGCGGGGCACGCGGTGGACTTCTACATTCCCGGTGTCCCGAACGAAGTGGTGCGCGACTACTGCCGCACGCTGCACAAGGTGGGGGTCGGCTACTACCCGAATTCCACGTTCATCCACCTGGACGTGCGGGAGATGGACACCTACTGGATCGACTACTCGGGTCCCGGGCAGGCCCCGCGTTACGCCAACTCCAAGGGGCAGGATCCTGGCGTCGCCGAAAAAGAAGCCGGCGACGGCACCTGA
- a CDS encoding YihY/virulence factor BrkB family protein yields the protein MTLDVRRWWSAGRDIARDALEMFSSRGARLLSGSIAFYALVSVVPILVIALRVAGALVGEGKVAVALHADLARWVGNDGASTVLSLVAVAKGHTGSSWSGLLSALVLVYASTRLFSQLTRALDLLWDSEAPESKGIWASLRRQLVRRSLAFFMVLVIGLLLVGDTLLHMGLAASRRLGGFESFPISRAVEAAASFGVAVALFSLMFRLLPRARVTIRDAAVGGAVTALLFTLGSLAITAYVTRKDVSLYGAASSMVMLLMWVNYSAHVFFLGASFTRAHSRWRGTPRFAGSADG from the coding sequence ATGACGCTGGACGTGAGGCGCTGGTGGAGCGCCGGCCGCGACATTGCGCGCGATGCCCTCGAGATGTTCTCCAGCCGCGGCGCTCGCCTGCTGAGCGGCTCCATCGCGTTCTATGCCCTGGTGTCGGTCGTTCCCATCTTGGTGATCGCCCTGCGAGTCGCCGGCGCCCTCGTGGGGGAAGGAAAAGTGGCGGTCGCGCTGCACGCGGACCTAGCGCGCTGGGTCGGAAACGACGGCGCGAGCACGGTGCTGTCACTGGTGGCGGTGGCCAAAGGACACACGGGCTCGAGCTGGTCCGGCCTTCTGAGCGCCCTCGTGCTGGTGTACGCCTCGACCCGGCTGTTTTCTCAGCTCACGCGCGCGCTGGACCTGCTGTGGGACTCCGAAGCCCCCGAAAGCAAAGGCATCTGGGCCAGCCTGCGACGCCAGCTGGTGCGGCGCTCCTTGGCCTTCTTCATGGTGCTCGTGATCGGCCTGTTACTGGTGGGCGACACTCTGCTCCACATGGGGCTCGCCGCTTCGCGCCGCCTCGGTGGCTTCGAGTCCTTCCCCATATCTCGCGCCGTCGAGGCGGCAGCGTCATTCGGCGTGGCGGTCGCGTTGTTCTCGTTGATGTTTCGTCTACTACCCCGCGCTCGGGTCACGATCCGAGATGCCGCGGTCGGCGGCGCGGTCACGGCCCTGCTCTTCACCCTCGGCTCGCTCGCCATCACCGCCTACGTCACCCGCAAGGACGTCTCCCTTTACGGCGCCGCGAGCAGCATGGTCATGCTCCTGATGTGGGTGAACTACAGCGCCCACGTCTTCTTTCTGGGCGCTTCTTTCACCCGAGCCCACTCGCGCTGGCGCGGAACGCCGCGTTTTGCAGGAAGCGCGGACGGTTGA
- a CDS encoding fructose-bisphosphatase class III has translation MNADAEAVVLELLAERYPTRDALAAEIARLEGELSLPKATVFVLSDVHGEFEKLRHVINNGSGSLRPLVESTFAESSSPEELRELLTLIFYPSETLERMQARGAERLRLLESRLRQLLTLVRVLAQSRSVQRVRSVLPAEYRELLENLIFDSGSEHRRIYTDAVIASLGKDERASHLLRLVARVLRNLSVDEIVIAGDCYDRGPRGDLVVDYLSRQPNAHITWGNHDIAWMGAALGHASLIAHVLRISVRYGRLSQLEQGYGIPLLPLENLAEEVYAGDPAPAFASRGSGLRAPETLARMQKAAAVLQFKLEGQVIARHPEMAMESRRLLQHMDLHDGSVTIEGRRHPLKDAYFPTIDAADPYRLSEPESKCLERIRSSFLSSEPLWHHVRFMVDRGSMYLVRDQHVIFHGCVPVDDEGKPLSFEIDGKPRSGRALFETLEDVVARTAEHPSESDLDLFFYLWCGPRSPLFGKDKITTFERYLVEDPTTHTETKNPYFRLIHDAAFCRRVLTDFGVDAEQGMIVNGHVPVKVEHGESPLKDSGQAVTIDGAFSEAYGDHGYTLILDAHGTRLALHHHFESVAAAVEQGIDIIPEVSELRRFVPPKTVRDTEDGALLRARIQLLRRLFSVHPGSHVRP, from the coding sequence ATGAACGCCGATGCCGAAGCCGTCGTCCTCGAGCTCCTGGCGGAGCGCTATCCGACCCGCGACGCCTTGGCTGCGGAAATCGCTCGCCTCGAGGGCGAGCTGAGCCTGCCCAAGGCCACCGTATTCGTGCTCAGTGACGTGCATGGCGAGTTCGAGAAGCTCCGGCACGTGATCAACAACGGATCCGGCTCGCTGCGGCCCCTGGTGGAGAGCACCTTCGCCGAGAGCTCGTCCCCGGAGGAGCTGCGCGAGCTCCTGACGCTGATCTTCTACCCCAGCGAAACGCTGGAACGGATGCAGGCCCGTGGCGCCGAGCGCCTGCGTCTGCTCGAGAGCCGGCTGAGGCAGCTGCTCACGCTCGTGAGAGTCCTCGCCCAATCGCGCTCCGTGCAGCGCGTCCGAAGCGTGCTGCCCGCGGAGTATCGCGAGCTCCTGGAGAACCTGATCTTCGACTCCGGCTCGGAGCATCGACGAATCTACACCGACGCCGTCATCGCTTCCCTCGGGAAGGACGAGCGCGCGAGCCATCTATTGCGATTGGTGGCGCGTGTGCTGCGCAACCTGAGCGTCGACGAGATCGTGATCGCGGGAGACTGCTACGACCGCGGTCCCCGAGGCGATCTGGTCGTCGATTACCTTTCCCGCCAGCCGAACGCGCACATCACTTGGGGCAACCATGACATCGCCTGGATGGGCGCCGCGTTGGGCCACGCGTCTCTCATCGCGCACGTGCTCCGCATCTCCGTACGCTACGGCCGGCTCTCGCAGTTGGAACAGGGCTACGGCATTCCGCTGCTGCCGTTGGAGAACCTTGCAGAGGAGGTCTACGCCGGTGATCCCGCCCCCGCCTTCGCCTCCCGCGGCAGCGGTCTTCGGGCTCCGGAAACGCTCGCGCGGATGCAAAAAGCGGCGGCCGTCCTGCAGTTCAAGCTGGAAGGACAGGTGATCGCCCGGCACCCGGAGATGGCGATGGAGTCGCGACGCCTGCTGCAGCACATGGACCTCCACGACGGCAGCGTCACGATAGAAGGCCGCCGGCATCCACTGAAGGACGCGTATTTCCCCACCATCGATGCGGCGGACCCCTATCGGTTGAGCGAGCCCGAGAGCAAGTGCTTGGAGCGGATCCGGAGCTCGTTCCTGTCGAGCGAGCCCCTGTGGCACCACGTGCGCTTCATGGTGGATCGCGGCAGCATGTACCTGGTCCGCGACCAGCACGTGATTTTCCACGGCTGCGTGCCGGTGGACGACGAGGGCAAGCCCCTTTCCTTCGAGATAGACGGCAAGCCTCGCAGCGGACGCGCGCTGTTCGAGACCCTGGAAGACGTCGTGGCCCGCACCGCCGAGCATCCCTCCGAGAGCGACCTCGACCTGTTCTTCTATCTGTGGTGCGGGCCGCGATCCCCGCTGTTCGGTAAGGACAAGATCACCACCTTCGAGCGCTATCTGGTGGAGGACCCCACCACCCACACCGAGACCAAGAACCCGTACTTCCGCCTGATCCACGACGCGGCGTTCTGCCGTCGCGTGTTGACGGACTTTGGCGTGGATGCCGAGCAGGGGATGATCGTCAACGGTCACGTACCGGTCAAAGTGGAGCACGGCGAGAGCCCGCTGAAGGACAGCGGGCAGGCCGTCACCATCGATGGTGCCTTCTCCGAGGCCTACGGAGACCATGGCTACACGCTGATCCTCGATGCCCACGGCACCCGGCTCGCCTTGCACCATCACTTCGAGTCCGTCGCCGCGGCGGTGGAGCAAGGGATCGACATCATTCCCGAGGTGTCCGAGCTGAGGCGCTTCGTGCCGCCGAAAACCGTTCGAGACACGGAGGACGGCGCCTTGCTGCGGGCTCGGATTCAGCTCCTGCGCCGCCTTTTCAGCGTACACCCGGGCTCGCACGTGCGACCCTGA
- a CDS encoding FAD-dependent monooxygenase, whose translation MFGRPKPEVLIAGAGPVGLFAALWLTKRGVRVRVVDEEWRGATHSYALALHPRSLELLDEVGLVDSVLADCRRVDQMGLYVGAERRAGMDLSKLPAKYPFLAIMPQASFEKLLEEALGKEGVEVEWAHRLARINPGSDAVTVTIDTLEHDSLGYAVAHTETIVERSQKLDVPFLIGADGHSSVVRTQHGIKFDAVRPADHFAVFEFDATGDVPDEVCVVMNDTDTNVLWPMSDQRYRWSFQLDEMHARDDSREKDRLLMQVGNRGYPQLAPEFLHQMIRERAPWFTARPERIHWRMAVKFEQRLARSFGSDRVWLAGDSAHMTGPVGGQSMNVGLREAAQLAEILAGNLRGSSSRDALAAYGSQRLTEWQQLLGVGGSHLAMAGDVPDWLADRSERVTACIPASGVYLAQLVKQLGFEPKIAPQPSVRPPPAPRHAP comes from the coding sequence ATGTTTGGACGTCCGAAGCCCGAGGTGCTGATTGCCGGCGCAGGCCCGGTTGGGTTGTTCGCCGCGCTGTGGCTGACCAAGCGCGGTGTTCGGGTGCGTGTCGTCGACGAAGAATGGCGGGGAGCGACTCATAGCTACGCATTGGCTCTTCATCCTCGCTCGCTGGAGTTGCTCGACGAAGTCGGTCTCGTCGACTCCGTCCTCGCCGATTGCCGACGAGTCGATCAGATGGGGCTGTACGTCGGCGCGGAACGGCGTGCAGGGATGGATCTCTCCAAGCTCCCTGCGAAATACCCCTTCTTGGCCATCATGCCGCAGGCGAGCTTCGAGAAGCTCCTCGAGGAGGCGCTGGGCAAGGAAGGCGTCGAGGTCGAGTGGGCGCATCGACTCGCGCGCATCAACCCGGGCTCGGACGCGGTAACGGTCACGATCGACACCCTGGAGCACGACTCCTTGGGCTACGCGGTAGCCCACACGGAAACCATCGTGGAGCGCTCGCAGAAGCTGGACGTCCCGTTCCTGATCGGTGCAGACGGACATTCGTCCGTGGTGCGCACTCAGCACGGCATCAAGTTCGACGCCGTGCGACCGGCGGACCACTTCGCCGTGTTCGAGTTCGACGCGACAGGAGACGTGCCCGACGAGGTCTGCGTCGTGATGAACGACACGGACACCAACGTGCTGTGGCCCATGAGCGACCAGCGCTATCGTTGGAGCTTCCAGCTCGACGAAATGCACGCCCGCGACGACTCTCGCGAAAAGGACCGGCTCTTGATGCAGGTCGGCAACCGCGGTTACCCGCAGCTCGCCCCCGAATTCCTGCACCAGATGATCCGCGAGCGGGCCCCCTGGTTCACCGCTCGGCCCGAGCGCATCCATTGGCGCATGGCCGTGAAGTTCGAGCAAAGGCTGGCACGGAGCTTTGGAAGCGATCGCGTCTGGCTGGCAGGAGACTCCGCGCACATGACCGGCCCCGTGGGTGGTCAGAGCATGAACGTGGGGCTGCGGGAGGCCGCTCAGCTCGCGGAAATCCTGGCGGGCAACCTGCGCGGCAGCTCGTCCCGCGACGCGCTCGCCGCATACGGCAGCCAGCGCCTCACCGAGTGGCAGCAGCTGCTCGGCGTGGGTGGATCACACCTGGCGATGGCGGGCGACGTCCCCGATTGGCTGGCGGATCGCAGCGAGCGCGTCACGGCATGCATTCCGGCGTCCGGGGTGTATCTGGCGCAGCTCGTCAAGCAGCTGGGCTTCGAGCCCAA